In Lates calcarifer isolate ASB-BC8 linkage group LG15, TLL_Latcal_v3, whole genome shotgun sequence, one genomic interval encodes:
- the nop2 gene encoding probable 28S rRNA (cytosine(4447)-C(5))-methyltransferase — protein MGRKLDPTNKVKRGPGKKAKKQRGAETELAKFITDEETGPKRLSSRARKRAAKRVQNLKKPKDVAVEKPKKGFTDENSKWLKPAKRKRKLDEPESEDDSDEHWEEEEDEEEEEEQQQQQQQQQKQKKKVGKDQGKKGAKSGVKQVEEEEEEEDDDEDDDDEDEDNDDDDDDDEEMVDDYGTLDDGSGDEAAEEESDGEDLLPIERAAKKEKKMKETMGLDDDDDDDDDDEEEEEDDDGEGGDDDEDDEDVDEEDTVQTNIDEMDQFRLPGAEESEKEGILPLDLKTIHQRIKDNIDVLCNFSTKREEGKERAEYISLLKKDLCTYYSYNNFLIEKLIDLFPLSELVDFLEANEIQRPVTIRTNTLKTRRRDLAQALINRGVNLDPLGKWSKVGLVIYDSSVPIGATPEYLAGQYMLQGASSFLPVMALSPQEGELVLDMSSAPGGKTTYIAQLMRNTGVIVANDANADRLKSVVGNIHRLGVTNTVVCNYDGRQFPKVMGGFDRVLLDAPCSGTGVIAKDPAVKTSKDEADIQRSAHLQKELILSAIDSVNAESPSGGYLVYCTCSIMVEENEWVVDYALKKRNVKLVPIGLDFGKEGFTRFKERRFHPSLRLSRRFYPHSHNMDGFFVAKLKKFSNVIPTAPAGKEDENSEAPEATEVKEAPKEKPSNSDKNKTVPSKADGSKQKAQANGTAAKEKANLKSKGKKNSPTGPKKAKVAKMDGETVKGAEAKKPAVKTTVEIKASKADKKEGSRFEKKEAKNRKSPKKAKNRMGKNKFNKLKHMLQKQDRV, from the exons ATGGGTCGGAAGTTGGATCCCACCAACAAGGTGAAGAGAGGGCCAGGGAAGAAAGCCAAGAAACAACGGGGAGCAGAAACCGAGTTGGCAAAGTTTATAACTGATG AGGAAACCGGCCCAAAACGTCTGTCGAGTAGAGCCAGGAAAAG aGCTGCAAAGAGAGTCCAGAACTTGAAAAAGCCAAAAGATGTTGCTGTGGAAAAGCCCAAGAAAG GATTCACTGATGAGAACAGTAAATGGTTGAAACCAGCAAAGAGGAAGCGCAAACTTGATGAACCTGAAAGTGAGGATGACAGTGATGAACactgggaggaagaggaagatgaggaagaggaggaggagcagcagcagcagcagcagcagcagcagaagcagaagaagaaagtaGGAAAAGACCAAGGAAAGAAGGGTGCAAAATCAGGAGTGAAACaggtggaagaggaagaggaggaggaggatgatgacgAGGATGACGATGATGAAGACGAAGACaacgacgacgacgacgatgatgatgaagaaatgGTTGACGATTACGGCACACTTGATGACGGCAGTGGAGatgaagcagcagaagaagaaagtgaTGGAGAAGAC cTCCTTCCTATTGAGCGTGcagcaaagaaagagaaaaagatgaaagaaaccATGGGtctagatgatgatgatgatgatgacgatgatgatgaggaggaggaggaagacgacgATGGCgaaggtggtgatgatgatgaggatgatgaagacGTAGATGAGGAAGACACGGTACAAACCAACATAGATGAAATGGATCAATTTAGGCTACctggagcagaggagagtgagaaggaAG GTATCCTGCCTCTAGACCTGAAGACAATTCATCAAAGAATAAAAGACAACATTGACGTCCTTTGTAATTTCTCAACaaaaagggaggaggggaaagagagagcagagtacATCTCTCTGTTGAAGAAAGATCTCTGCACCTACTACAGCTACAACAACTTTCTCATTGAGAAATTAATAgacctcttccctctctccgAG CTGGTTGATTTCCTCGAGGCCAATGAAATTCAGAGACCTGTCACTATTCGGaccaacacactgaaaacaaggAGGCGGGACCTTGCGCAG GCCCTGATCAACAGAGGAGTGAACCTCGATCCACTGGGGAAATGGTCTAAAGTGGGTTTGGTGATCTACGACTCCTCAGTACCTATTG GTGCAACACCAGAGTACCTGGCAGGTCAGTACATGCTACAAGGAGCCTCCAGTTTTCTGCCAGTAATGGCACTTTCTCCACAGGAGGGAGAATTAGTTTTGGACATGAGCTCAGCTCCAGGAGGCAAGACCACCTATATTG CTCAGCTGATGAGAAACACGGGGGTGATTGTGGCTAATGACGCTAACGCTGACAGACTGAAGAGTGTGGTGGGAAACATCCACCGTCTGGGCGTCACCAACACTGTGGTCTGCAACTACGATGGCCGGCAGTTCCCAAAG GTAATGGGTGGGTTTGATAGAGTACTACTTGATGCTCCATGCTCAGGCACAGGAGTCATTGCTAAAGATCCAGCTGTGAAGACCAGCAAG GACGAGGCAGACATCCAGCGCTCTGCTCACCTGCAGAAAGAGCTGATTCTATCTGCCATAGACTCTGTCAATGCTGAGTCCCCCTCAGGAGGATATCTGGTCTACTGCACATGTTCAATAATG GTGGAGGAGAATGAGTGGGTGGTAGACTACGCTTTAAAGAAAAGGAACGTCAAATTGGTTCCCATAGGGCTTGACTTTGGCAAGGAAGGCTTCACCAG GTTCAAAGAACGCAGATTCCATCCTTCTCTGCGACTCTCCCGGCGGTTTTACCCTCATTCCCACAATATGGATGGCTTCTTTGTGGCCAAACTGAAGAAGTTCTCCAATGTAATACCAACTGCACCAGCAGGGAAAg AAGATGAGAATTCAGAGGCTCCTGAGGCGACGGAAGTTAAAGAAGCTCCTAAGGAAAAACCATCCAACAGCGACAAGAACAAGACTGTCCCCAGTAAGGCAGATGGCTCAAAGCAAAAAGCCCAAGCCAATGGAACAGCAGCCAAGGAAAAGGCAAACCTAAAGTCAAAGGGCAAAAAGAACTCACCTACCGGACCAAAAAAGGCAAAGGTCGCCAAGATGGACGGGGAGACTGTGAAAGGGGCAGAGGCCAAGAAGCCTGCAGTGAAGACCACTGTGGAGATTAAAGCATCGAAGGCCGACAAAAAGGAGGGGAGCAGATTTGAGAAAAAGGaggccaaaaacagaaaatcaccCAAGAAGGCAAAGAACAGAATGGGAAAGAATAAATTCAACAAGTTGAAGCACATGTtgcaaaaacaagacagagTGTGA
- the LOC108887346 gene encoding histone H1.1 — MRRKATARKASERSALGNVFINVKARDKTPLRLIKQIGRPTKPPTGRGLGKAGARRLGRLLKRAIQSQEESAGKGPASLPKTPVRLFKHQIQTGADNASKTNTAQTKPASHHISQLILSVVSKCKHRGGISMAELKQTLAAGGYDVTRNNKQVNVVTRRLVNNETLVRTTRNTVFRLNSKKKTDTTHVRTTAVKSVKPKGDLKQSKTASKPPKDTEKSQRQAIKKQTPKTRGKSHKPKGKVSKRAAKSKRPRGKPSGRSQKQTAKARRPLGRLLKSRRRTPKARRKLPKPAGKKRRSPTNRAARVRKAPRTRRRQPKRNRHPYKSSQKRQPSRWRLPKTRSRARTWRRQTARRRSYYY; from the exons ATGCGGAGGAAAGCCACTGCCAGAAAAGCCTCAGAGAGGAGCGCACTAGGAAATGTTTTTATCAACGTTAAAGCGAGAGATAAGACCCCTCTGAGGCTGATAAAACAAATAGGCAGACCAACCAAACCTCCGACTGGGAGAGGCCTCGGAAAAGCAGGAGCCAGACGTTTGGGCCGGCTATTGAAACGGGCCATCCAGAGTCAGGAGGAGTCCGCAGGGAAGGGACCAGCGTCTCTGCCGA AGACTCCCGTTCGCCTTTTCAAGCATCAGATTCAGACTGGGGCTGACAATGCTTCCAAGacaaacactgcacaaacaaaaccagCCTCACATCACATCTCCCAGCTCATCCTCAGCGTGGTTTCCAAGTGCAAACACCGAGGTGGCATCTCTATGGCGGAGCTCAAGCAGACGCTGGCTGCTGGAGGCTATGATGTCACCAGGAACAACAAGCAGGTGAACGTGGTGACCAGGAGGCTGGTTAACAATGAGACACTAGTGCGAACAACGAGAAACACAGTCTTCAGGCTGAACAGTAAG aaaaagacagacacaaccCATGTAAGGACGACGGCTGTGAAATCTGTAAAACCAAAAGGAGATCTGAAGCAGAGCAAAACAGCCAGCAAGCCCCctaaagacacagagaagtcGCAGAGACAGGCCATAAAGAAGCAAACTCCTAAAACTAGAGGCAAATCACACAAACCAAAAGGCAAGGTGAGCAAACGAGCGGCCAAATCAAAGAGACCAAGAGGCAAACCATCAGGCagatcacaaaaacaaacagccaagGCTCGCAGACCACTGGGCAGATTGCTCAAATCACGAAGGAGGACACCTAAAGCAAGGAGAAAATTGCCAAAGCCAGCAGGGAAGAAACGCAGGTCTCCAACAAACCGAGCCGCACGGGTTCGAAAGGCACCGAGGACTCGGAGACGCCAACCAAAGCGAAACCGACATCCATATAAATCTTCCCAAAAAAGACAACCATCAAGATGGAGGCTTCCTAAAACACGATCAAGAGCAAGAACATGGCGACGTCAGACTGCCAGGAGAAGGTCTTACTACTATTAG
- the kel gene encoding kell blood group glycoprotein isoform X2: MSETPTQLELSVPSSSQPEVERGFQPILTTQDPPETHQQTQLQLEIQLSGSNPEHQRRAKPLWIKHRRLLLPFLGFSLCAVFLGLTYYVHQNLRNRSNIQRVTACVSPACQQASARLSTSADPFTQPCDYFLFTCGSDRLSQPENGGRQRGQGIPGHPQNQNGKSVWSERRRQSKEREDRGLRQEKILDRKTVLLQYLREILESNYSVGSSAVQKAKGFYHSCVDTRSIESAGAEPFLTLIQRLGGWAVSGQWNQTDFNSTLSLLMRDYATFPFFNLYVGKDPNEIAHGTAKRYIQIDQPELLIPIEWNSKTHKSQAKAQTLRSFLATCQRYLALLGAPPSSSMIHVGMFLSLSSELAVAAAPLQYRLSKQQLYQRMTIKELQSQAPAIDWLGCLRAAFHPLPLIEDDHVLLHNLPYMVQMSPIIRKWLNRHELSNSGPLQTYMFLNLLHTLMPALDSRFSETANNLSVALGNTEGAEEIIQNIFSSFKSKLHELKWTDQKSLLSVMKKVHSLIPRLWTTREISSEAELDLLFSKVSLSTHSFFSNYVQLLSLWQKRRRKILTEQTEAADILSVTPLIQGNELLFPMGMFVPPLFHPTYPRAMNYGVMGFLIAKDILHLLLPDIYSQSETVHAVGECVWAHYLTVTEKAGRGGAFSLSAAQRQEVWVQYSALQIALQAYHQSLKKHPGDTSISGFSHTHLFLSSFSQVNCDFDPYHEFMPLEPSFLITVICAKSHLCPTNLQCPDKTEQHSLQTC, encoded by the exons ATGAGTGAAACTCCAACACAGCTTGAG CTATCAGtcccatcatcatcacaacCAGAAGTTGAGAGGGGGTTTCAGCCAATACTCACCACCCAAGATCCTCCTGAGACCCATCAGCAAACCCAGCTCCAACTTGAGATACAGCTGTCAGGGTCTAATCCCGAGCACCAGCGCCGAGCAAAGCccctgtggataaaacatcGAAGGCTGCTTCTCCCATTTTTGGGGTTCTCCTTATGTGCTGTCTTTCTGGGACTAACTTACTATGTGCACCAGAATCTTCGAAACAGGAGCAACATCCAGAGAG TGACAGCATGTGTTTCCCCAGCCTGTCAGCAGGCCTCAGCCCGTCTGTCCACGTCTGCCGATCCTTTCACACAGCCCTGTGACTACTTCTTGTTCACATGTGGATCTGACAGACTCTCTCAACCTGAAAATGGGGGAAGACAAAGAGGGCAGGGCATTCCCGGACATCCACAGAACCAGAATGGGAAATCTGTTtggtcagagaggagaagacaaagtaaagagagagaagacagagggcTGAGACAGGAGAAAATACTGGACAGAaaaactgtgctgctgcagtatCTCAGGGAGATTTTGG AATCAAACTACAGTGTTGGTAGCTCAGCAGTGCAGAAGGCCAAAGGATTCTACCATTCCTGTGTGGACACGAGATCTATAGAAAGTGCCGGAGCAGAGCCCTTCCTTACACTCATCCAGAGA CTGGGAGGTTGGGCAGTATCAGGCCAGTGGAATCAGACTGATTTCAACTCCACCCTGAGCTTGCTAATGAGAGACTATGCCACCTTTCCCTTCTTCAACCTCTATGTGGGCAAAGACCCAAATGAAATTGCCCATGGGACAGCCAAAAGATACATACAG ATTGATCAGCCAGAGCTGTTGATTCCAATTGAATGGAACAGCAAGACACACAAGTCTCAAGCTAAAGCACAG ACGTTACGTTCCTTCTTGGCAACATGTCAGAGGTACCTGGCGCTGCTGGGGGCCCcgcccagcagcagcatgatCCACGTGGGCATGTtcttgtctctgtcctctgagcTCGCTGTGGCGGCTGCACCTCTGCAATATCGCCTGTCAAAACAACAGCTCTATCAGCGGATGACCATCAAAGAACTCCAG AGCCAGGCCCCTGCCATCGACTGGTTGGGCTGCCTGCGGGCAGCTTTCCACCCACTGCCCCTGATCGAAGACGATCATGTCCTCCTGCATAACTTACCTTACATGGTGCAGATGTCCCCCATCATCAGGAAATGGCTGAACAGGCATGAGCTGAGCAACAG CGGTCCCCTTCAAACATACATGTTCCTGAATCTGCTGCACACCCTGATGCCTGCCCTGGACTCcagattttctgaaacagcaaaTAATTTATCTGTGGCTCTGGGTAACACAGAAGGG GCAGAGGAGATTATCCAAAATATCTTTTCATCCTTCAAGTCCAAATTACATGAACTCAAGTGGACAGATCAGAAGTCTCTCCTGTCTGTTATGAAAAAG GTTCACTCTTTGATTCCAAGACTCTGGACAACAAGAGAGATCTCTAGTGAAGCTGAGCTTGACCTGCTTTTCTCTAAG GTGTCGCTGAGCACGCACAGCTTCTTCTCCAACTACGTCCAGCTGCTGTCCTTGTGGCAAAAGAGACGCAGAAAGATCTTGACTGAGCAGACTGAGGCGGCTGATAT tcTGTCTGTCACACCACTTATCCAGGGTAATGAGCTCCTCTTTCCCATGGGAATGTTTGTCCCCCCTCTCTTTCATCCAACTTATCCCAG GGCAATGAATTATGGTGTAATGGGTTTCCTCATAGCCAAAGATATCCTCCACTTGCTTCTGCCTGACA TTTACTCTCAGAGTGAGACAGTGCATGCTGTGGGGGAATGTGTGTGGGCTCACTAtctcactgtgacagaaaaagccGGCAGAGGTGGagcattttctctctcagcagcGCAGCGGCAGGAGGTGTGGGTGCAGTATTCTGCACTGCAGATAGCACTGCAG GCTTATCATCAGAGTCTGAAGAAGCATCCGGGGGACACCTCCATCTCaggattctcacacactcatctgtttctctcatctttttctcag gTGAACTGTGACTTCGACCCCTACCATGAATTCATGCCTTTGGAGCCCTCCTTCCTGATTACAGTCATTTGCGCCAAATCTCACCTGTGTCCTACAAACTTACAGTGTCCCGATAAAACCGAGCAACACTCATTACAAACATGCTGA
- the ing4 gene encoding inhibitor of growth protein 4: MAAGMYLEHYLDSIENLPFELQRNFNLMRDLDQRTEDLKGQIDSLAKEYTANARTLSSEQKLSILRQIQQSYSKCKEFGDDKVQLAMQTYEMVDKHIRRLDTDLARFEADLKEKQIESTDYDSTSSKGKKGDSRQKEKKTAKTRSKVKSSDEDGSPKSAQKKVKLLQPGEFNSPSSNFGNVHPSDVLDMPVDPNEPTYCLCHQVSYGEMIGCDNTDCSIEWFHFACVGLTTKPRGKWYCPRCSQDRKRK, from the exons ATGGCGGCGGGGATGTATCTGGAGCATTACTTGGACA GCATAGAAAACCTGCCCTTCGAGTTGCAGAGAAACTTCAATTTGATGAGGGATCTAGATCAACGCACAGAGG ATCTCAAAGGACAGATAGACTCTCTGGCGAAAGAGTACACAGCCAACGCCCGGACTCTTTCCTCTGAACAAAAGCTGTCCATACTGAGGCAGATTCAGCAGTCTTACAGTAAATGCAAGGAGTTTGGAGATGATAAGGTGCAACTGGCCATGCAGACCTATGAAATG gtCGACAAGCACATCAGACGTCTTGACACAGACTTGGCTCGGTTTGAGGCTGATTTGAAGGAAAAGCAGATTGAGAGCACAGACTATGATTCCACCTCCAGTAAGGGCAaaaaag GTGACTCcagacagaaggaaaagaagacAGCTAAAACAAGGTCTAAAGTGAAGAGTTCGGATGAAGATGGCAGCCCCAAGAGTGCACAGAAGAAAGTCAAACTCCTTCAGCC GGGAGAATTCAACAGCCCTTCCTCCAACTTTGGCAATGTGCACCCATCTGATGTGTTGGACATGCCAGTGGACCCCAACGAGCCCACCTACTGTCTGTGTCATCAGGTCTCTTATGGCGAGATGATCGGCTGTGACAACACTGAT TGCTCCATTGAGTGGTTCCATTTTGCATGTGTGGGCCTGACGACCAAACCAAGAGGAAAGTG GTATTGTCCACGATGCTCccaagacagaaagagaaaataa
- the emg1 gene encoding ribosomal RNA small subunit methyltransferase NEP1 — MAAPNGRKRGLEHLDEYEPKPAKHLRSLHDRMAERRLVVILEGASLETVKVGKTFELLNCDQHKNIIVKSGRDPGHIRPDITHQCLLMLMDSPLNRAGLLQVYIHTEKNALIEINPQTRIPRTFTRFCGLMVQLLHKLSVRAADGPQKLLRMIKNPVSDHLPPGCPRISTSFSAGEAVCPRSLVPEGPAAVVIGAFAHGAVNVDYTEKTVSISNYPLSAALTCAKMCSAFEEVWGVL; from the exons ATGGCGGCACCTAATGGGAGGAAGCGTGGTCTCGAACATCTGGACGAATATGAACCCAAACCAGCCAAACATCTCCGCAGCCTGCACGACCGTATGGCCGAGCGGAGACTGGTCGTCATCCTGGAGGGAGCGTCGTTAGAAACGGTGAAG GTCGGAAAAACATTTGAGCTGTTAAACTGTGACCAGCACAAAAATATTATCGTCAAAAGTGGAAGAGATCCAGGACACATAAGACCAGACATCACTCATCAG TGTCTGCTCATGTTGATGGACAGTCCACTGAACAGAGCAGGTCTGCTGCAGGTTTAcatccacacagagaaaaacgcCTTAATAGAGATCAACCCACAGACCCGCATCCCGAGAACCTTCACCCGCTTCTGTGGCCTCATGG TTCAGCTGCTGCACAAGCTGAGCGTCAGAGCCGCCGACGGCCCACAGAAACTTCTGAGGATGATTAAAAACCCGGTGTCCGACCACCTGCCGCCCGGCTGCCCTCGCATCAGCACCTCCTTCTCTGCGGGAGAGGCTGTCTGCCCCCGATCTCTGGTGCCAGAGGGACCAGCTGCAGTGGTGATCGGAGCATTTGCACATGGAGCG gTGAATGTGGACTACACAGAGAAGACTGTGTCGATCAGTAACTACCCGCTCTCTGCCGCACTGACCTGTGCTAAGATGTGCTCGGCCTTCGAGGAGGTGTGGGGTGTCCTGTGA
- the kel gene encoding kell blood group glycoprotein isoform X1 gives MSETPTQLELSVPSSSQPEVERGFQPILTTQDPPETHQQTQLQLEIQLSGSNPEHQRRAKPLWIKHRRLLLPFLGFSLCAVFLGLTYYVHQNLRNRSNIQRVTACVSPACQQASARLSTSADPFTQPCDYFLFTCGSDRLSQPENGGRQRGQGIPGHPQNQNGKSVWSERRRQSKEREDRGLRQEKILDRKTVLLQYLREILESNYSVGSSAVQKAKGFYHSCVDTRSIESAGAEPFLTLIQRLGGWAVSGQWNQTDFNSTLSLLMRDYATFPFFNLYVGKDPNEIAHGTAKRYIQIDQPELLIPIEWNSKTHKSQAKAQTLRSFLATCQRYLALLGAPPSSSMIHVGMFLSLSSELAVAAAPLQYRLSKQQLYQRMTIKELQSQAPAIDWLGCLRAAFHPLPLIEDDHVLLHNLPYMVQMSPIIRKWLNRHELSNSGPLQTYMFLNLLHTLMPALDSRFSETANNLSVALGNTEGVVPRWKHCVLETERGFDSVLTYLLSERMAQREAEEIIQNIFSSFKSKLHELKWTDQKSLLSVMKKVHSLIPRLWTTREISSEAELDLLFSKVSLSTHSFFSNYVQLLSLWQKRRRKILTEQTEAADILSVTPLIQGNELLFPMGMFVPPLFHPTYPRAMNYGVMGFLIAKDILHLLLPDIYSQSETVHAVGECVWAHYLTVTEKAGRGGAFSLSAAQRQEVWVQYSALQIALQAYHQSLKKHPGDTSISGFSHTHLFLSSFSQVNCDFDPYHEFMPLEPSFLITVICAKSHLCPTNLQCPDKTEQHSLQTC, from the exons ATGAGTGAAACTCCAACACAGCTTGAG CTATCAGtcccatcatcatcacaacCAGAAGTTGAGAGGGGGTTTCAGCCAATACTCACCACCCAAGATCCTCCTGAGACCCATCAGCAAACCCAGCTCCAACTTGAGATACAGCTGTCAGGGTCTAATCCCGAGCACCAGCGCCGAGCAAAGCccctgtggataaaacatcGAAGGCTGCTTCTCCCATTTTTGGGGTTCTCCTTATGTGCTGTCTTTCTGGGACTAACTTACTATGTGCACCAGAATCTTCGAAACAGGAGCAACATCCAGAGAG TGACAGCATGTGTTTCCCCAGCCTGTCAGCAGGCCTCAGCCCGTCTGTCCACGTCTGCCGATCCTTTCACACAGCCCTGTGACTACTTCTTGTTCACATGTGGATCTGACAGACTCTCTCAACCTGAAAATGGGGGAAGACAAAGAGGGCAGGGCATTCCCGGACATCCACAGAACCAGAATGGGAAATCTGTTtggtcagagaggagaagacaaagtaaagagagagaagacagagggcTGAGACAGGAGAAAATACTGGACAGAaaaactgtgctgctgcagtatCTCAGGGAGATTTTGG AATCAAACTACAGTGTTGGTAGCTCAGCAGTGCAGAAGGCCAAAGGATTCTACCATTCCTGTGTGGACACGAGATCTATAGAAAGTGCCGGAGCAGAGCCCTTCCTTACACTCATCCAGAGA CTGGGAGGTTGGGCAGTATCAGGCCAGTGGAATCAGACTGATTTCAACTCCACCCTGAGCTTGCTAATGAGAGACTATGCCACCTTTCCCTTCTTCAACCTCTATGTGGGCAAAGACCCAAATGAAATTGCCCATGGGACAGCCAAAAGATACATACAG ATTGATCAGCCAGAGCTGTTGATTCCAATTGAATGGAACAGCAAGACACACAAGTCTCAAGCTAAAGCACAG ACGTTACGTTCCTTCTTGGCAACATGTCAGAGGTACCTGGCGCTGCTGGGGGCCCcgcccagcagcagcatgatCCACGTGGGCATGTtcttgtctctgtcctctgagcTCGCTGTGGCGGCTGCACCTCTGCAATATCGCCTGTCAAAACAACAGCTCTATCAGCGGATGACCATCAAAGAACTCCAG AGCCAGGCCCCTGCCATCGACTGGTTGGGCTGCCTGCGGGCAGCTTTCCACCCACTGCCCCTGATCGAAGACGATCATGTCCTCCTGCATAACTTACCTTACATGGTGCAGATGTCCCCCATCATCAGGAAATGGCTGAACAGGCATGAGCTGAGCAACAG CGGTCCCCTTCAAACATACATGTTCCTGAATCTGCTGCACACCCTGATGCCTGCCCTGGACTCcagattttctgaaacagcaaaTAATTTATCTGTGGCTCTGGGTAACACAGAAGGG GTGGTTCCTCGCTGGAAACACTGTGTGCTGGAGACTGAAAGAGGATTTGACTCAGTTCTGACATACCTCCTCAGTGAGAGGATGGCACAAAGAGAG GCAGAGGAGATTATCCAAAATATCTTTTCATCCTTCAAGTCCAAATTACATGAACTCAAGTGGACAGATCAGAAGTCTCTCCTGTCTGTTATGAAAAAG GTTCACTCTTTGATTCCAAGACTCTGGACAACAAGAGAGATCTCTAGTGAAGCTGAGCTTGACCTGCTTTTCTCTAAG GTGTCGCTGAGCACGCACAGCTTCTTCTCCAACTACGTCCAGCTGCTGTCCTTGTGGCAAAAGAGACGCAGAAAGATCTTGACTGAGCAGACTGAGGCGGCTGATAT tcTGTCTGTCACACCACTTATCCAGGGTAATGAGCTCCTCTTTCCCATGGGAATGTTTGTCCCCCCTCTCTTTCATCCAACTTATCCCAG GGCAATGAATTATGGTGTAATGGGTTTCCTCATAGCCAAAGATATCCTCCACTTGCTTCTGCCTGACA TTTACTCTCAGAGTGAGACAGTGCATGCTGTGGGGGAATGTGTGTGGGCTCACTAtctcactgtgacagaaaaagccGGCAGAGGTGGagcattttctctctcagcagcGCAGCGGCAGGAGGTGTGGGTGCAGTATTCTGCACTGCAGATAGCACTGCAG GCTTATCATCAGAGTCTGAAGAAGCATCCGGGGGACACCTCCATCTCaggattctcacacactcatctgtttctctcatctttttctcag gTGAACTGTGACTTCGACCCCTACCATGAATTCATGCCTTTGGAGCCCTCCTTCCTGATTACAGTCATTTGCGCCAAATCTCACCTGTGTCCTACAAACTTACAGTGTCCCGATAAAACCGAGCAACACTCATTACAAACATGCTGA